The proteins below come from a single Magallana gigas chromosome 10, xbMagGiga1.1, whole genome shotgun sequence genomic window:
- the LOC105346806 gene encoding transmembrane protein 106B isoform X2, whose protein sequence is MSGEYERLVETSVTPSPPRDGGEAQQETRSPPQGTQSPPQEKTGSSVNMDLNTEEGQPLRNPAAVIRTDGYVELLRGRVPCPTCRGAGSIPKEQESQLVALIPVQDDRLKPRRTCLWVSLAIIGCLLTAGLLIFFMFPRDVKISNNVKLLLPKNLTIDLKHEAVNFIVENPFNITNSNYFPVKISLATMSVVFAEKVLNTTTLSMDKTVQVRSHNSFSIPIGIAFNKQNGLAQLVHDCAEPYPFYHRRVMSFSVTASYNFLGRDEEASLNMYTQVSCGNDTLRLP, encoded by the exons ATGTCTGGTGAGTATGAGAGACTGGTAGAGACGTCAGTGACCCCCAGCCCCCCAAGGGACGGGGGTGAGGCTCAGCAGGAGACTCGGAGCCCTCCCCAGGGGACCCAAAGCCCTCCCCAGGAGAAGACAGGGAGCAGTGTCAACATGGATCTAAACACTGAAGAG GGACAACCCCTGAGGAACCCCGCGGCTGTTATTAGGACGGACGGATATGTGGAGCTGCTGAGAGGGAGGGTGCCTTGTCCCACCTGTCGAGGGGCGGGGTCGATACCTAAAG AACAAGAAAGCCAGCTGGTGGCCCTGATTCCTGTCCAAGATGACAGACTGAAGCCCAGGCGGAC GTGTCTGTGGGTTTCCCTGGCTATCATCGGCTGTCTTCTAACTGCAGGActactgatattttttatgtttccaAGAGATGTTAAAATCAGCAACAATGTTAAACTTCTCCTGCCAAAAAATCTAACCATTGATCTCAAACATGAGGCGGTCAATTTCATTGTTGAG AATCCCTTCAATATTACAAACTCTAATTATTTTCCTGTGAAAATATCATTGGCCACAATGTCGGTGGTGTTTGCAGAGAAAGTGCTGAACACAACTACTCTGTCCATGGACAAGACAGTCCAAGTACGCTCTCACAACTCCTTCTCAATTCCTATAGGTATAGCCTTCAACAAACAGAATGGACTGGCCCAGTTAGT CCATGATTGTGCAGAACCGTACCCATTCTATCACAGACGAGTCATGTCCTTTTC GGTCACTGCCAGTTATAACTTCCTGGGTCGGGATGAGGAAGCATCATTAAACATGTACACCCAAGTCAGTTGTGGGAATGATACACTGCGACTGCCGTGA
- the LOC105346806 gene encoding transmembrane protein 106B isoform X1 translates to MSGEYERLVETSVTPSPPRDGGEAQQETRSPPQGTQSPPQEKTGSSVNMDLNTEESPTQGQPLRNPAAVIRTDGYVELLRGRVPCPTCRGAGSIPKEQESQLVALIPVQDDRLKPRRTCLWVSLAIIGCLLTAGLLIFFMFPRDVKISNNVKLLLPKNLTIDLKHEAVNFIVENPFNITNSNYFPVKISLATMSVVFAEKVLNTTTLSMDKTVQVRSHNSFSIPIGIAFNKQNGLAQLVHDCAEPYPFYHRRVMSFSVTASYNFLGRDEEASLNMYTQVSCGNDTLRLP, encoded by the exons ATGTCTGGTGAGTATGAGAGACTGGTAGAGACGTCAGTGACCCCCAGCCCCCCAAGGGACGGGGGTGAGGCTCAGCAGGAGACTCGGAGCCCTCCCCAGGGGACCCAAAGCCCTCCCCAGGAGAAGACAGGGAGCAGTGTCAACATGGATCTAAACACTGAAGAG TCACCTACACAGGGACAACCCCTGAGGAACCCCGCGGCTGTTATTAGGACGGACGGATATGTGGAGCTGCTGAGAGGGAGGGTGCCTTGTCCCACCTGTCGAGGGGCGGGGTCGATACCTAAAG AACAAGAAAGCCAGCTGGTGGCCCTGATTCCTGTCCAAGATGACAGACTGAAGCCCAGGCGGAC GTGTCTGTGGGTTTCCCTGGCTATCATCGGCTGTCTTCTAACTGCAGGActactgatattttttatgtttccaAGAGATGTTAAAATCAGCAACAATGTTAAACTTCTCCTGCCAAAAAATCTAACCATTGATCTCAAACATGAGGCGGTCAATTTCATTGTTGAG AATCCCTTCAATATTACAAACTCTAATTATTTTCCTGTGAAAATATCATTGGCCACAATGTCGGTGGTGTTTGCAGAGAAAGTGCTGAACACAACTACTCTGTCCATGGACAAGACAGTCCAAGTACGCTCTCACAACTCCTTCTCAATTCCTATAGGTATAGCCTTCAACAAACAGAATGGACTGGCCCAGTTAGT CCATGATTGTGCAGAACCGTACCCATTCTATCACAGACGAGTCATGTCCTTTTC GGTCACTGCCAGTTATAACTTCCTGGGTCGGGATGAGGAAGCATCATTAAACATGTACACCCAAGTCAGTTGTGGGAATGATACACTGCGACTGCCGTGA